In Zingiber officinale cultivar Zhangliang chromosome 3A, Zo_v1.1, whole genome shotgun sequence, the DNA window ACCGTTTGGGATTCTTCAAATTACCTCCTTTCCAATGAGGAACAATCCTAATCCTTGTCTTTTGACTTTTTTTTGACAATATATGCACATGGAAGCAATCCCCCATAACGGTGGTCCCTAGCAACAAGTACCTTCAATATGTaaactctagaactaaacatggATGAAGCTTGTATACGCTTTAAGTTTTCGTAAAAATAAATTTCTTGTCAAAAAATTAATCTTTTTGTGGAGGGTCGTGTAAGGCATACTAAGAAGATAGCCCTTACAAGAAAAATTGATAGTTTTATGACAGAAGTGCGGCGAAAAAGATTATCTAATTTCATCCCTTTATTGCATTCACTATAAGGCACCAAATACCCTAAAATTGATTCTCAAGAAACATCTATTGTATAGGAGCAGCAACTGCATAGTTTGACCCAACTCAACTACTTGCAATAGAGACGCGGATTGTTCAAGAAAAGAGAACGATATTGGAAGAGCGCCATACCGGTATGGGTCCTTCCAGTAACGGACTGGAAACATTCTCCGGACTTCTTCGCCGTCGGCGGCGAGGAGAGGCAGTGGAGAAGCACCGGCATGGTGACCTCTGCGGATAGGGATTCGGATTTCGGACAGGTAGGGATCGCAGCAAGATAAGATAGCACTTTTTCGGATTGTAAGTTCACAATTTGGATATCCAACTATTAGCGGGTCGAACTCATTTCGTTGTTGGATGCCAGTGTGGGTTAAATTCTGCATTTCCAACCAGCgatagaaaatatataaaataaataaataacgaaGAAAATGGATTGAAAATTTGGTGAAAAAAGAGGACATATATTTTTGTTTATAGACATTTTGTTACTATGTATGGATATGAGAATCTTTAGATAAGGATTTTAAATAAGAGCTGGTATTTGAGTTAGCATTGATAGATAAACTGGTCCAAATAATAAAACCAActtaatgattattaattttgTTTTGAGCTATTATTTTCATCATTTAATCAAATGTCACTTTAATTTCAATCTGAactgaatcatttttttttatgtatatataaattattattattaaagctAAATGTTAATAAATCACCAATCCTTACTCAAAAACGGCCTACATTTAACTAGTTTaccttaaatataaaattaatacttTTCAATCTAAATTTTGCTATAAAATTATtgcttttaattaatatatatttatttctcAGTTTACAATTTcacattaaaaatgaaattaaattaagcTTTTTAATTCATTATCAAATCAAACCTAAacagtttggtttaactttagtTTACAAAAGTTCTCATTTTATTTCtaaactttctttaaaaaattaagataGAAAAGCAATGGCCATTTTTAATTATCTATATAGTAAAAAAAGaatctcttttaaaaaaattgttaaaaaatataatttaatatccAGAATACTCAAATCATTTTAAGGACAACTGTAACCAAAATTACTAGtggaacttgaactaacattGTACACCACCTTGACCTTGCAACTTTTtaaatcaaaatcatttttaaagtgAAGGAAGGATATTTTAagtattaaatattattttaatatttcttaaaaatactttttaaaaaaataaataattaaaaaagttttttattttaaaaaatataaaaaacatatCAGTCATGCctcaaaaacaaataaaaagatAATGGCCAGCCAACGCCTTCAACACATCTTGAAAAGAGAGGCAGCGTCTAGAACACCAGGCCAAAGCCCAAAGGGAGATCATCAAACGATGATAATTTTTCCTCGTGTGGCACAACATGGAATGAACAGATTATTTTTATGCTGTTTTAGTTGGCTAAcacaaaaatgttttttttaaaaaagcgttTCCATTTTGTATTATCAAAGATATGCTAAGCTATTGACATCAACCATCTTATGCACACAAGATGGACCTCAGACAAACCGGTCGTTCTTCAAGTGCTGTCCATGGGGGCTTCACTCCCAGTTGGCGGTGACACACCAAAAGCACTGCTTTCCATCATTCTTAGTTCCACTTTCGCTTCTGCCTCAAAAATGAAATCGCCACTGGTGGTGTTCTGGCTGGCTTGCTGGAAGATCGATGCGATCGGCTGGTTGAATGTTGGAGCTGCGGGTGTATTGGATGATGGGGGGAATCCGAACCCGAAGGATGGAATTGATTCAGATGCAAGTACCGGTTGCACAGTTGCAACTTCACTGGATCCAAAGATAGTGTGCTCATACTCCACCAACTGCTGATAGACAGCTGAAAGAAACCATCACAGGGAAAGACGCAAACATCCTAATCAAAATCCAATGGAAGTAATGTATTCCACAAGAACAGCATAACATAAAACACTTCCTCAAGAGTAACAGAAGGAAATGAGTTGAAATCAATTTCAAGCTTCTGCAAGTTACATCCTTATATCTATGATGAACAAAGAGAACCTGGGGAATATTCCACTACTGGTCGGCGTTCTTTAACCCACTGAGAACTTTGCACAAGTCTCCATCCATTGGATTTCATCAAATAGGCTATCACAATTGCCGGCGACCTACCAAAACAAATCAACCATCCAGTGAGTGCATCGAATTTTATTGTGAGCTCAATGTGAAATTTAGTGTGATCTACCTATTTTTTCCCAGCATACAGTGAACAAGCACacgagctttctccttctcgcaTTGCTCTAAAAAAGTGAatgtattaataaaataaatgatcGAAGGAGAAAACAACAAAGGTCAAAATTAAATCTGGAATATAGAAAAAATGAAGTTATGAAATGAGAGTCCATCACGATCTATGCCACGGATGAAAAAAGTACTTTAAACAGCAAATGGAGACGAAAGATAATTTGCTCATGTAAACCACTCGGCTACAAAGGTTATGGTTTCAAAATTGCAAACTGCAATACAGCAAGATGTATCTGGAGGAAAATTTCTGagcctaatttaaatattttttctatgaATATATCCTGGGGCCTTGGTTACTAACAAAACGTAACAGTATCCTCAGATACATAGCTCTGTGTAAAATACATCCCTAAATCAAAGCCTCTTATTTCCTTTAGATACAGACATCAAAATGCATCAATTAAAGTTTAATCAATCTTGGAGTATCCTGGAGGGAAGAAAGAACTATGCTTGCATTGGCAAGTGAGCAATAAGACTTGCTTTCAAAGTTCTTTCAGAGGTTGAGAACCCAAAATATTCAAATCTAGCACGGTAAATCTTTGAATTTCTTGTGTTTGAATAAAGAAATTCCTATTCAAGAAGAAATTTAAGCAGGAATGACCATCACTTCACTTTCAGTATCAGAACCTTTTTTTAAGTAATATAGTGAACTATATTCTAAAACAACACAACCTCAATATtaaatattctttaatagtttaaagTGATGAATAGCACAAAAAGGTATATTACTCAAGAAATACTAACCTATTAATGCATGCACCCCAGAAAAACAGAGAAGTTTATGCAATCATACCTAAAAATTGAATTGCTTCATCAAATTGTAGGATTTTGTCATCTTTGAGGCAGTGATAAGTAAAGGAATTCTTATATAGATTCTGACAGGCAGGTACAGTCTGTAAGGTCATGCCAAAAATTAACAGGTAATGATCATATTCAAAAGAAAGATAGCTCACTTCATATTAATCCAACTATTAATCCAACTATAATGAACTAAAATGAAAGATATTCAAAAACTCAGTATAGCTGAACTAGAAAGAAAATGATCcaaaataatgaatattaatCCAACTATGGTCCTTGTTGATATAAGGTTAAGGGGAACAAATAAACAACTTCCACCACGTTGCTCCCACATGGAGGGCAGAAAAGATGCAATCCTCACAGATCAAAAAGAAGCAGACACACACGATTCCATCATGAATTATGAAGAGGCCTCATACAAAACGCAGATGATCATGAAGAATTCACTACTCTctaaagaagaaagggaaggtgCTACAATGCACAGATCAGACACAATGACAAATCAAATGGTCAGCTCCACATAGTAGAGAGAATACATAATGAATAGGCAACATATTGCAATTTGATTGTTTTTCCTTTACTGTTCCAAGGATGTAAAATGGACCTCTAATATGAAGTACAAGGCATGGAAATTCACAAAAATATGTTGAGGCGTGAATATCTTTCTACTCTTTTTACCTTTGCAACATGCAGAGGCCTAAGGACAACAACATTCGGGAGACCAACCTTGTCAATTATCAAAAGACTCGCACAATTGTCCTGTACCACGACACCTATGGACAAGATCCCAAAGACAAGCACCTAGCATATATCTAGAAAATAGTGAGTAGTAATTGATTCAATTTATTATTTGCAATGAGTTTCCTTCAGTTATATGCCTATCACATGGAATATATGCCACACTAACATAGTTTGTTGCAGATACAAATCCTTAATATCATATCGGTACCAAAACATATCTTCACcataatttttattttggtatCTATAATTCTATATGCTCGCTAGAAACCAATAATTTCCCAAATCAAATACTCATCTATAGGTTTATGACTATAAGGACTATGAGGAAAATGCAACTAGGATAAATGTTCACAAGAAGATAGAAATTTATGATGCAGCATTTACTCCATGTGCAGAAGTAATGTCTATTAGAACTCTTAATTTTTGTGAGGGCAATATTGATTGGAGATTGTATCATATACTCTTTAAAAAAAACACACTCTTGCATCATGATGTCCAGAGAAACATTACATGTAAATACTTCATAAACGTGTTAGCAAAAATACAAGTGAGAAAGGTAACAACAAGCATGATTTGATgaatttcacttaatttattgtTACTATGGGAACAAGAAAAGGAATCCAAACATACTTAATATTTACAGCATAATCAAAGTAAGATAGCATGGATGATATCATTATTGGAAATGACAAGGAGTATATCAATTGATTAGAGTCTCGACTCACTTCCTCACACATATATTTCAGGTGAAATATCAGGGCAAGTAAATATATTGGGTGCTAAGATGGCTAGATCATTATCACATTATGTTGCTATCCTAGAAAATCTGTTGATCTAGTCAAAAAAGTTAAGATGAAAATTTGCTGAAAACTCCTGCTGATTGAAACTGCCAGCTAGTTGCGCGAAAgttcattttttttccatttgcCATGTTATTATGTTTAATATCAATATGTTAAGTAGGTATATGCATGTTCCTAGTGTGGATAAAACTATAATGCATACAGGATTTTCTGAGATCTTAGGATTTTCAtggacaatattttttttttgtttgacaaAATAGTTTAAAGGTAGAATATTATTTGGATGATGATTGGATATGGTCTTTAGACATCATTCTATCAATGTCTAGAGCATAGTAGTGAACCTTTGTCATATAGTAGTTTGTTACTTGTCAACATAGCGCGAGTAATGAATGTGCACGCCAGCGATGAAACAAAATACAGAATTATGACCCAAGATGTTTGTGATCTACTGTGATTAAAATGATTTGTTGCTGAGATACAATTTTTTTCATAAACACACTTGCTATTTTATCGTGATAATAAGGTTTCTATAGAGATTGTTAAAATCTAGTTTTCAATGCCATAACTGAGCATATTGAGCTTGATTACCACTTTAACAAAGGGAAACTATAAAGCTCATAGTTAATGTTCAAAAAGGACAAAGCAATAGGTTCTACTTCTACCTTATCCAAGAGATTAGAATATACTTATGTCGTTATAATGTAGAAGACCCATTTCACTATAACATTAAACATATATATAAGCGACGACTAGTAAccctatttttcttttttcaccAAACCATAAACTGGATGATATTTTGTACTTAATGTACAGTTCGTCATTCTTAGATCAAGTTCTGCAACTAACATCATTAGACTATAGAAGTTAATGCTAAAGGCAAGATTTGAACTGCTTGCGAATTAGTTTCCTTTCTTGTTTCCTTTCTTGTTGCATCTCTTCTCTCAATTTTAGTATGGATGTGGTCAAAACAGAAACGAGAGCACCGGATTTACATCAAACTAACATCAAAGGCAACTCCAGATCGTTTTAACAAACAAATAAATCGCGAGGAAAAGAAACTCACGTTGAGGATGTGGGTGATGCCTAAGGCTTTGAGGATCTCCCCACGGGAGGCGTTGTCGTAGCTACCGAGGTAGAGGAAATCCTTAAGAATCTCGGATGGGAAGGCGCTGCCTTGCTGGATGGTGCGCTCGTAGGCTGCGGGGACCCGGTGGCCACAGATATTGCATACCTCGCCCTCCTCGTATTTGTGGTAATGCCCACAGACTTCGCAGGggttctccctctccctcttcctcatcAGGCGGGGATCCAAGAACAAGAAGACCGTATCAACGAGATCTCAGAAGATGAGGAAAAAAGCACGATGGTGTTGAATCGAGAAGGAAAAGGATCGATCCTGTTGTGCCGAAGATGGAGTAAGGAGGTTTCTGTTtcatctccttttttttttctaccgCAGGTCGAGTGGACGACGGTACGGTAAATCCAATatgaattttctttttattctttttatttattctcaTATAATATCGCGCCAACCCGATACAAATAAAGGGATCAGAGAGGGAatataaatgaaaaaaatgattaaatgtCTAATTAAATTTAAGTGTCTCTTATTTCCTAAGATAAAGAACAGACCATTTCACATGCTCCTCACATTGAATTCTTTAACCGTCGAGACtttgttcactttcattttccgTAAAACATGATTGATAAAAGTatgataaatatttataaaacctAAAGAACAATGATGCATGATATAAAAAGAGAGTCTGAATTTTCTAGATCATTTTTTGTGGTATAAGAAATGTTCCATTGATGTAGATTGATGGAGATGAATGGTGTCCACCTGTTTATAAATGAGGATTATTCATTTCACCAATCTATGCTAAGGGACCATCCCCTGGACTGTAAAAAACGGTCCAAAAAATCTGCCCTCATAAAAAAATCAATAACATGTaattaagaattttaaattttttaaaatatattaatgtTCTGActattatttaaaatatgaaTCTGGAATTCAGTACCTGACTCctgcataattaaaatttagaataaacAAATTACTTAACTGGTAAGCGTCCATATAGTAAAATACTTGGATGAATCTCAAATCTAAGCCTCAGTGCCTAAACCAAAATTATAATAACTAGGCCTTTACTTGGAGCTCGGGAAAAACAGCCCATGTTGGCCCGTTATGATTGCACTTTGAAAGTTGCTTACTTCAAGCTAGCAACTGAAGCTtggcaaatttttttttatcggGTGTGTTAATCTAGGTATCACTAATGTTGTAGTAAATCTGATTAATTTTAGTGGTGACCGTCTAGCTCCCATAAAAGTTTTGCATCGAAcactaaggtaaattcaaaaattatagatGGATCTTAGCGAACGATCCAATATCGCGAGTGGTTCAATCACGATGAACATTTGATATACCTGGCGAGAAAATCAAATTCTTATAATATAGAAGCTCAACTTATCTCTTACTATCGCACAGTATCCATGATACttggtatttttttttatcgTAGTAGAAAGTGATTATCCTCGCTCCGAAGACTTTGGGGGTCCTCCAGGACTATCTCATGTGAGTTGGAAAGAAAATAAATCACGAAGGCTTCGCCTCGCATCTTCTAATGAAGCTTAGCATCTCTAATACGAATTATCAGAGACTCATTTTTAGCAACACTAACATAGTTTTATTCTTCCAAAATTGATAGGCAAAAATTGCTAGCGAGGAGGGTGGGATAAAAAATCCCAGTTAATTTAATTTGCCCCGGGGCTACAATGCAACAATTAGCCCTTCCAAGGGCTCGGGTCGTGCTTGGCTGATGCAAGGTTCATGACATGCCTATGATCAAAGATAGAAATTCTGCGAACATACATCAGAATAATCACACacgcatgaaaaaaaaaataagacacACCCAGCTAGCTCTGAATATGAGCATACAATTCAAGGGGAAATAAATTATGTATATAGAAGAGCAAGAGTTCAGAGTATTTGCTACTCGTGCAGGAAGTAAATCTTTGTAAAGGAAAAGAATACTAACCACTTCATTTATTTCGTACTCAGACAGGCAATGCTTTAGATGACGAGAAACACCAGCTTCATTCTTGACAAGTACAACACCTATTGTATTTTCTTTAACCTTTAAAGTTTCCGTAAGTTGGCTTAAAGTGTTGAATACTCGAGTACTCGACCACCACCATTGAGCCTCATGTACTAATGAAAAGATATGACAAGGCAATGAAAAGGATTAGCTATGTGATGACAGAACCACCATTGAGCCTCATGTGCTACCGATAAACAATTTTGAACTATGAGTTGAAGTATTCCTAATTAGTAACTGCAAGTGATAAGTGGAGAAGACTGTGATACGAAAATTCAGTTGGAGATGATGTGTTGCAGGCCAATAGAGGGAATTTTAAACTTTGACAGGCTAGCAACTGCTAACTTGGGCTAAGCATTTTGGGCCAATAtatgacatatgtcaattgatgtcagagttgttccttgctgataacataatgacagatagttTTTTACAGTACAAAGAAATTGATTAGAGGTTTAAGTTTgtctgtagagaagattgattgttgtataaacaactgcatgatctTTTGGATTGAAGACAGCGAACTGAGTGAATACAAAATCTGTACTCACTCTCGTTATAAGAATCGTACttgcataccagggaagaagaagaaaaatattgctttAAAAGTGATGTATTACTTTCCTTTAAttgctagacttcaacgcttaTATGCATCTAGCGTTACAGCTTGTCACATGACGTGGCATCATGAACATGAACATGAACATGAAGGAGGAATTATGTGTCATCCTTGCGATTCCCCTGCATGAAAACATCTTGATAATATACTTTCCtcatttgcaatggaaccacgaaatgtgagattgggactttctgcagatgAATTTCAGTCATTTGGTCAGTCGGGAtagcaatattcatcttggccagttatattaacaccatacaatttaccaccatggatgtgcataaaagatgaatttatgttccttactgtGCTTATTCTTGGTCCAACTAATCCCAAAAACAAGATAGATATTTTTTTACAACCGCTAATTGTCGAATTAAatgtgtaaaatatcgaaaatgggTGGAGCACCATAAcggaatttttcggaaattttagaaattttctggaaatttttcggaaaccgTATGGCTtgggttacggggataaaaattgggCTCCGGAAAGACCTGTTTAAGGTACCTAAtgtaagcgaggaaaagttgaatttatttatttatttattattctttctttgttttcgctgttcttctctcttttcttcctcgccgaaccgAAGCCCTAATCGGCGACGGTTTCTTCCCCTTCCTCGCGATTAAAGTCGTGCCcgatttcttttcttctcttctcttccactTCATCGCCGAAGCTCTCCAACCCGATcatcctccttcttcctccccgagCCCTAGCTGTTTCTCCCTGACGCCTCCTTTGCCCGATTGCCTCTGCCGATCCCCCATCTCTTCCTCTATTCCGGCCGGGCAGCGGCGAAAGTTTCCCTTTCTTCacgccgctgtgccctagcatcgCCACCGACCACTACGGACCCACGGTTGCCTGTCACTAGCCTTAAATCGACACCGTTAGTCCGTGCCTCCATGACgcggcgtggtagcacgtcaaggatccctcctctgaattgtctcagggagatgagaacattgcgctcccccacttatgatttggggtaagaggataggtgtactccgacaacatctcgtccactcggtcactcatcaggagcagtgacagcagagtgcacggttgtcacagccctacccactcggtctcaccatcgtgtgtgagatagctgactagagagtaggggtgaccaggacatgttattgacatcatacgcattgatgcatttattgcttgtgtttgttgcacttgtaTGTTGCATATTAGATGGATGCATTtggttgacatgcatacaggattcctatacttcTCGGTTGATTATCTATACATCAGGTCCTGGTTAATacattttctcctatttatttcaatTGCATTTATCAttattatatcaggagactgtacgcatgattagtgctagttgttattttcttaatatgcatgtcaatattacccactgaggagttgactcaccccatggatatttactattttcagattgaggctgtccggaggagttctagtcgctagtcccttGCAGATCGCGAGGATATGTTTTATCTTTTAGGTTTTCTTATTGTActttttagacttgttctagttttgacacttggatattgtgttatctttattgtcgataagttttatttggatgtgtttttgctatatgcctgcctggatggcagaagaggtgagttcgttgtgatttgtgttttatgagtgtagtggagtaggatatcggtttttaactttatgagtgtagttgagtaggatttttgacttggttttctattcgttgcatttgtttagttttactattaaactgtgtggtgattgcttgtttatatatatatatatatatattgttccggccgtgttggccgaggtatttggatggatgtagaaagtttcagattgtcacccgtacaagggagatgctgccgaaatttcttctggcagggactctcccgggcgtgacaatttatttgatatcagagccaagtttcggATACTTGATTTTCATATTTTGGTTTTGcgtgttaatctgataccaatttatttggtatcagagccaagttggcgatacttgtttatTTTCCCGtatgttggattttcgagatttatctgataccaatttatttggtatcagagcatgttacgatacctacttttggtgttttggattttagggttagcccaagtttgccagtaaacttgggtacttattttcggatttgtacgggtttccgtcgattttctcgtccgGAATTTTGAGGTAAAAAAATTTGGGGGCTGGACAACGACGGAATATCTCCAaacggcaaataggtaaaaaggtaattttataatttttgttacttgtagtaatatctgtgatataacttgATAGATATGAGGAAATCTACATGAGTAGCTGCGAGACGTGGATAAGGATGTAAagagccgaaccgagccgaatagtattaggctcgagctcggctcgtttaagttatattcgggctcaagctcggctcgagctcgaatcgagcttttatcacaaggctcgagctcggctcgttttagaattatcaagctcacgaatagttcgagctcggctcgttataagctcgattatcaaagttaacgagtctaactcattaagcgagctcgggctcgtttagagcttgttttttggctcattttaaagcaTATTTTAAGGCTTGTTTTAGAGCttatttttttggctcgttttagagctcattttttggctcggtttaaagctcattttttggctcgatttaaggcttgttttaaggctcatttttttggctcgcaAGGCTATAAACTAACAtgttcacgagccgaatatccttaagctcgagctcggctcgataaaactgtcgagctcgaaatcgagct includes these proteins:
- the LOC122053432 gene encoding protein-tyrosine-phosphatase IBR5-like; this translates as MRKRERENPCEVCGHYHKYEEGEVCNICGHRVPAAYERTIQQGSAFPSEILKDFLYLGSYDNASRGEILKALGITHILNTVPACQNLYKNSFTYHCLKDDKILQFDEAIQFLEQCEKEKARVLVHCMLGKNRSPAIVIAYLMKSNGWRLVQSSQWVKERRPVVEYSPAVYQQLVEYEHTIFGSSEVATVQPVLASESIPSFGFGFPPSSNTPAAPTFNQPIASIFQQASQNTTSGDFIFEAEAKVELRMMESSAFGVSPPTGSEAPMDST